Proteins encoded by one window of Chryseobacterium foetidum:
- the cas1 gene encoding type II CRISPR-associated endonuclease Cas1, with product MITRSIYIGNPAYLKLKDEQMKILCPETKTEKGSVPVEDLGLLMLDHFQITISHNLIQKMMGNNVVVVSCDSHHLPHGIMLPLYGHTEHSDRVKDQLEASEPLKKQLWKQTIECKIENQKEVLLRLGNYYEPMLDYQSNVKSGDITNMEGIAAQHYWKYLISLDFLRQRFGDSPNQFFNFGYAVLRSIVARAIVETGLLPVLGIFHKNKYNPYCLADDLMEPYRPFVDLLVMQWLGKNPDVEELTKEFKAHILQIATKDVLIDMKTRPLLVAVKSTASSLYKCYTGEKRLISYPELI from the coding sequence ATGATCACCCGCTCCATCTACATCGGCAATCCCGCTTACCTCAAGCTCAAAGATGAGCAGATGAAAATTCTCTGTCCGGAAACCAAAACCGAAAAGGGGAGTGTTCCTGTGGAAGATTTGGGACTGTTGATGCTGGATCATTTTCAGATTACGATTTCGCATAACCTTATACAGAAGATGATGGGTAATAATGTGGTGGTCGTCAGTTGTGACAGTCATCACTTGCCACACGGAATTATGTTGCCATTGTACGGACATACAGAACATTCAGATCGGGTAAAAGACCAATTGGAAGCGAGTGAGCCTCTTAAAAAGCAACTGTGGAAACAAACCATTGAGTGCAAAATAGAAAATCAGAAAGAAGTTTTGCTGAGGTTGGGGAATTATTATGAGCCGATGCTGGATTATCAAAGCAACGTGAAAAGCGGTGATATCACCAATATGGAAGGGATAGCTGCTCAGCATTACTGGAAATATCTGATCAGTCTTGATTTTTTAAGACAGCGTTTTGGAGACTCACCGAATCAGTTTTTCAATTTTGGTTACGCCGTTTTGAGAAGTATTGTTGCCCGTGCTATTGTAGAAACCGGATTGCTTCCTGTTCTCGGGATTTTTCATAAAAACAAATACAATCCCTATTGTCTTGCGGATGATTTAATGGAGCCTTACCGACCGTTTGTTGATCTTTTAGTCATGCAATGGCTGGGGAAAAATCCTGATGTTGAAGAATTGACTAAAGAATTCAAAGCCCACATTCTGCAGATTGCCACAAAAGATGTGCTGATAGACATGAAAACAAGACCACTGTTGGTGGCGGTAAAATCAACCGCTTCTTCGCTTTACAAATGTTATACAGGAGAAAAAAGACTGATTTCTTATCCTGAACTAATTTAA
- a CDS encoding PPC domain-containing DNA-binding protein — protein MNFIKTICALILLLFFSNITAQNKEMCRYTETPTGFLMVFREGDDVLAGIEDLARKENIPSANFTGIGFASDVTFGFYDFKAKKFNPKTFSKVEMGSITGSIAWNEKGPSIHVHGVATDDKFDAYGGHILALKVGTGSMEIYITTFSEKLERKVEQPLNANVLQIPCGR, from the coding sequence ATGAATTTCATTAAAACGATTTGCGCACTCATCCTTCTTCTTTTTTTCAGCAATATAACGGCTCAAAATAAAGAAATGTGCAGATACACTGAAACTCCAACAGGATTTCTGATGGTTTTCCGGGAGGGTGATGATGTATTGGCGGGTATTGAAGATCTTGCAAGAAAAGAAAATATTCCGTCTGCCAACTTTACGGGTATTGGGTTTGCGTCTGATGTTACCTTTGGGTTTTATGATTTTAAAGCTAAGAAGTTTAATCCTAAAACTTTTAGCAAAGTAGAAATGGGAAGCATTACAGGTTCGATTGCGTGGAATGAAAAAGGGCCGTCCATTCACGTTCATGGCGTTGCAACCGACGATAAATTTGACGCGTATGGCGGGCATATTTTAGCCCTGAAAGTCGGAACCGGCTCTATGGAAATTTATATCACAACCTTCTCTGAAAAGCTGGAAAGAAAAGTGGAACAACCTCTGAATGCCAATGTTCTGCAGATACCCTGCGGAAGGTAG
- a CDS encoding type 1 glutamine amidotransferase domain-containing protein, protein MSKKIAILATHGFEESELSSPKEHIEQQGWTAHIISPESGSIKAWAEKDWGKEYPVDKTLDEVSASDYDALVLPGGVINPDKIRVNDSALSFVKDFFQQHKPVAAICHGPQILINAGVVEGRKLTSVKNISQDLKNAGAQWEDSEVVVDQGLVTSRTPEDLPAFNAKLVEEVKEGKHSGQTV, encoded by the coding sequence ATGTCAAAGAAAATTGCCATTCTGGCGACACACGGTTTCGAGGAAAGTGAATTGAGTTCCCCTAAAGAACATATTGAACAGCAGGGCTGGACAGCACACATCATCAGTCCGGAAAGCGGAAGCATCAAGGCATGGGCAGAAAAAGACTGGGGTAAGGAATATCCGGTAGATAAAACTCTGGATGAGGTTTCAGCGTCTGATTATGATGCGCTGGTATTGCCTGGCGGAGTAATCAATCCGGATAAAATTAGGGTGAATGATTCTGCATTGAGCTTTGTGAAAGATTTCTTTCAGCAGCACAAACCAGTAGCAGCCATCTGTCACGGTCCGCAGATCTTGATCAACGCAGGGGTAGTGGAAGGCAGAAAACTGACGTCTGTGAAAAACATCAGTCAGGATCTTAAAAACGCCGGAGCCCAGTGGGAAGACAGCGAGGTGGTTGTAGATCAAGGGTTGGTGACCAGCCGTACTCCGGAAGATCTGCCGGCCTTCAACGCAAAACTGGTAGAGGAAGTAAAAGAAGGAAAACACAGCGGACAAACCGTCTAA
- a CDS encoding DoxX family protein, with the protein MKNTLQPLPQLFLRLALSVTMLSAVADRFGFWGENSAWGNWENFEKYTQQLTFFLPESVGSFSAYAATFLEILFPLMLIFGIKTKWASLGTGFLLLIFAFSMSVALGVKAPLDYSVWIGSAAAFLLSVQSDYKYSIDTLIKKS; encoded by the coding sequence ATGAAAAACACACTCCAACCTCTTCCACAGTTATTTTTAAGACTGGCCCTTTCGGTGACAATGCTTTCTGCTGTGGCAGACCGTTTCGGGTTTTGGGGTGAAAATTCAGCCTGGGGAAACTGGGAAAACTTTGAGAAATACACACAACAGTTGACCTTTTTTCTTCCTGAAAGCGTGGGAAGTTTTTCAGCTTATGCCGCAACATTTTTAGAAATACTTTTTCCGCTGATGCTGATCTTTGGAATTAAGACAAAATGGGCATCATTGGGAACAGGTTTTCTACTTCTGATTTTTGCTTTTTCAATGAGCGTAGCTTTAGGAGTAAAAGCACCTCTGGATTATTCAGTATGGATAGGTTCAGCAGCCGCTTTTTTACTCTCCGTACAGTCAGATTATAAATATTCAATAGATACATTAATTAAAAAATCATAA
- the cas9 gene encoding type II CRISPR RNA-guided endonuclease Cas9 (Cas9, originally named Csn1, is the large, multifunctional signature protein of type II CRISPR/Cas systems. It is well known even to general audiences because its RNA-guided endonuclease activity has made it a popular tool for custom editing of eukaryotic genomes.) produces MIKNILGLDLGTNSIGWSLIKQYFENKQGEILGMGSRIIPMSQDILGEFGKGNSVSQTASRTGYRGVRRLRERFLLRRERLHRVLNVLNFLPEYYASQIDFTKRFGKFKEETEPKLAYNKEGFIFKNSFEEMLADFKNHQPQLLENDKKIPYDWTIYYLRKKALSQKIEKEELAWILLNFNQKRGYYQLRGEDFEEEKDKTFVRLKVEKIVDSGDNIKGKILYDVYFENGWKYDKQIVKTEDWIERVKEFIVTESFLKNGDIKRTFKAVDSEKDWIAIKTKTEQEIDKSHKTVGTYIYETLLQNPKQKIKGKLVRTIERKFYKDELKQILEKQKEFHQELKNDDLYSDCVRELYRNNEAHQLTLSKKEFVHLFMDDIIFYQRPLRSQKSSISNCTLELRKYKDENGVEHTQYLKAIPKSNPYYQEFRLWQWIYNLNIYLRDDDSNVTKEFLNTTEDFENLFEFLNNRKEIEQKPLIKFLLEKKDFNKKLINAEVEKYRWNFVENKPYPCNETKSMISSRLDKVENISADFFTRKIEQKIWHIIYSVNDKIEYEKALKSFAGKNNLDENSFFEAFKKFPPFKSEYGSFSEKAIKKLLPLMRLGKFWDEDEILKYSDDYFKNIESLLGVLKQRDENISDVDRENYNKTINNKLRAELENFQNAEIESFQGLRLHIAQYILYGKHSEGDNKKFNSADDLEEFLKEFKQHSLRNPIVEQVITETLRVVKDIWVKYGDGAKDFFNEIHIELGRDMKLPAEERDKLTRQISENENTNLRIKALLAEMVNDNLVENVRPYSPMQQEILKIYEEGILKSDIEIEDDILKISKTAQPTPSDLKRYKLWLEQKYKSPYTGQIIPLNKLFTPEYEIEHIIPQSRYFDDSFSNKIICESAVNKLKDNYIGLGFIKQFGGTIVECGFGKSVKVFDAEEYEDFVKKHYANNRGKRNKLLLEEIPEKMIERQLNDTRHISKYISGVLSNIVRVEDGSDEGVNSKNIVPGNGKITTQLKQDWGLNDVWNELILPRFERMNQLTNSADFTAWNENYQKFLPTVPIEFSKGFSKKRIDHRHHALDALVIACATKDHVNLLNNLSAKSDTKRYDLKKKLMKFEKVIYNHPQTGERIEREVPKQFLKPWENFTVEAKNSLDKIIVSFKQNLRVINKATNYYEKYVEKDGVKTKERVEQTGTNWAMRKSLHEETVSGKIDLPWVETSNGEFITATRKSLDTSFNLEKIKKITDTGIQKILRNYLEAKENNTELAFSPEGIEDLNKNIEKYNDGKSHQPIIKVRVYEKGKGRFALGQTGNKFDKYVQGSPNLFFAIYKDENGKKSFESIRLDIVIERMKQGLEAVPETNQNGFALYQTLSPLDLVYIPTEDEIEVPHLINFDKLDKTKLERIYNVNDFSGYTIYFSQNSFAKNIYPKEMDMTWNQKKQKPSGSFDSKTASFNKKSIKDNFIKINVDRLGNITKA; encoded by the coding sequence ATGATAAAAAATATACTTGGATTAGACTTGGGAACTAACTCTATTGGTTGGTCGTTGATCAAACAATACTTTGAAAATAAACAAGGAGAAATTCTTGGGATGGGAAGTAGAATTATTCCAATGTCTCAGGATATTTTGGGAGAATTTGGGAAAGGGAATTCTGTTTCTCAAACTGCTTCGAGAACTGGTTACAGAGGAGTCAGAAGATTGCGTGAAAGATTTTTATTAAGAAGAGAAAGGCTTCACAGAGTTTTAAATGTTTTAAATTTTCTTCCTGAATATTATGCTTCGCAAATTGATTTTACTAAAAGATTTGGAAAATTCAAGGAAGAAACCGAACCGAAATTAGCTTATAATAAAGAAGGATTTATTTTTAAAAATTCCTTTGAAGAAATGCTTGCCGATTTTAAAAATCATCAACCTCAACTTTTAGAAAACGATAAAAAAATTCCTTATGACTGGACGATTTATTATCTCCGCAAAAAAGCGCTTTCCCAAAAAATAGAGAAAGAAGAGTTGGCTTGGATTCTTTTGAATTTTAATCAGAAACGTGGTTATTATCAATTGCGGGGTGAAGATTTTGAAGAAGAAAAAGATAAAACTTTTGTACGTCTGAAGGTTGAAAAGATTGTTGATTCTGGAGACAATATAAAAGGCAAAATATTGTATGATGTTTATTTTGAGAATGGATGGAAATACGATAAACAAATTGTAAAAACTGAAGATTGGATTGAGCGTGTAAAAGAATTTATTGTAACTGAGTCCTTTTTGAAAAATGGCGATATTAAAAGAACTTTCAAAGCTGTTGATTCTGAAAAAGATTGGATTGCTATTAAGACTAAAACCGAACAGGAAATCGACAAGTCTCACAAAACCGTGGGAACTTATATTTATGAAACACTTCTTCAAAATCCGAAACAAAAAATCAAAGGAAAATTGGTTCGGACAATTGAGCGAAAATTTTATAAAGATGAACTCAAACAAATTTTAGAAAAGCAGAAAGAATTTCATCAGGAACTGAAAAATGATGATTTGTACAGCGATTGCGTTCGTGAATTGTATCGAAACAACGAAGCGCATCAATTGACTTTGAGCAAAAAAGAATTTGTTCATCTTTTTATGGATGATATTATTTTCTATCAAAGACCATTGAGAAGTCAAAAGTCTTCTATTTCTAATTGCACATTGGAGTTAAGAAAATATAAAGACGAAAATGGAGTAGAGCACACTCAATATTTAAAAGCTATTCCAAAATCTAATCCGTATTATCAGGAATTTAGGCTTTGGCAATGGATATATAACCTGAATATTTATTTGAGAGATGATGATTCCAATGTTACAAAAGAGTTTTTAAATACCACTGAAGATTTTGAAAATCTGTTTGAGTTTTTAAATAATAGAAAAGAGATTGAACAAAAACCATTAATCAAATTTCTTTTGGAAAAAAAGGATTTCAATAAAAAACTGATTAACGCAGAAGTAGAAAAATATCGCTGGAATTTTGTCGAGAACAAACCTTATCCTTGTAACGAAACCAAATCAATGATTTCTTCAAGGTTGGATAAAGTCGAGAATATTTCTGCGGATTTTTTCACAAGAAAAATTGAGCAAAAGATTTGGCACATCATCTATTCTGTAAATGATAAAATTGAATACGAAAAAGCATTAAAGTCGTTTGCCGGAAAAAATAATCTGGATGAAAATTCTTTCTTCGAAGCTTTCAAAAAGTTCCCACCGTTTAAAAGTGAATATGGTTCTTTTTCGGAGAAAGCGATTAAGAAATTGTTGCCTTTGATGCGACTGGGGAAATTTTGGGATGAGGATGAAATCTTAAAATATAGTGATGATTATTTTAAAAATATAGAATCATTATTAGGTGTGTTGAAACAAAGAGATGAAAACATTTCTGACGTTGACCGTGAAAACTATAATAAAACAATTAATAATAAGCTTCGGGCAGAATTAGAGAATTTCCAAAATGCAGAAATAGAATCTTTTCAAGGTTTAAGATTACATATTGCCCAATATATTCTTTATGGTAAACATTCTGAAGGAGATAATAAAAAATTCAATTCTGCGGATGACTTGGAAGAATTTTTAAAAGAATTCAAGCAACATTCACTTCGCAACCCGATTGTAGAACAAGTGATTACGGAAACACTTCGTGTAGTTAAAGACATTTGGGTGAAATACGGAGATGGTGCTAAAGATTTCTTTAATGAAATTCATATTGAGCTTGGAAGAGATATGAAACTTCCCGCTGAAGAACGAGATAAATTAACTCGTCAGATTTCTGAAAATGAAAACACTAATCTTCGTATCAAAGCACTTTTGGCTGAAATGGTGAATGATAATTTAGTGGAAAATGTTCGTCCGTATTCGCCGATGCAACAGGAAATTTTGAAAATATATGAAGAAGGAATTCTAAAATCGGATATTGAAATTGAAGACGATATTCTGAAAATCAGTAAAACTGCACAACCTACTCCATCTGATTTAAAAAGATACAAACTTTGGTTGGAGCAAAAATATAAATCGCCTTATACAGGACAAATTATTCCATTAAATAAATTGTTCACGCCGGAATATGAAATTGAACACATCATTCCTCAAAGTCGATATTTTGATGATAGTTTTAGCAATAAAATTATTTGTGAGTCGGCGGTTAATAAACTAAAAGATAATTATATAGGACTTGGATTTATTAAACAGTTTGGTGGAACTATCGTTGAATGCGGCTTTGGCAAAAGTGTGAAGGTTTTTGACGCAGAAGAATATGAAGATTTTGTTAAAAAGCATTACGCTAATAATCGAGGAAAAAGAAACAAGCTTCTTTTGGAAGAAATTCCTGAAAAAATGATTGAGCGTCAGTTGAACGATACTCGTCATATCAGCAAATATATTTCAGGCGTACTTTCCAATATTGTGAGAGTAGAAGATGGTTCAGATGAAGGTGTAAATTCAAAAAATATCGTTCCTGGAAACGGAAAAATTACGACACAATTAAAACAAGATTGGGGATTGAATGACGTTTGGAATGAATTGATTTTGCCGCGTTTTGAAAGAATGAATCAGCTTACAAACTCTGCGGATTTCACAGCTTGGAATGAGAATTATCAGAAGTTTTTACCAACCGTTCCAATTGAGTTTTCAAAAGGATTTTCAAAGAAAAGAATCGACCATCGTCATCACGCTTTGGACGCTTTGGTGATTGCTTGTGCGACGAAAGACCACGTGAATTTATTGAATAACCTGTCAGCAAAATCGGATACGAAACGTTACGATTTGAAAAAGAAATTGATGAAGTTTGAAAAGGTGATTTACAATCATCCGCAAACTGGAGAAAGAATAGAACGAGAAGTTCCGAAACAATTTTTAAAACCTTGGGAAAACTTCACTGTTGAAGCTAAAAATAGTTTAGATAAAATTATTGTAAGCTTTAAACAAAACCTTCGTGTTATTAATAAAGCCACTAATTATTATGAAAAATATGTGGAGAAAGATGGCGTGAAAACCAAAGAAAGAGTGGAGCAGACGGGAACGAATTGGGCGATGAGAAAATCACTACACGAAGAAACGGTTTCAGGAAAAATCGATTTACCTTGGGTGGAAACGAGCAACGGAGAATTTATTACTGCCACAAGAAAATCTCTGGATACAAGCTTTAATCTGGAAAAAATCAAAAAGATTACGGATACGGGAATTCAGAAAATTCTCAGAAATTATCTTGAAGCAAAAGAAAATAACACTGAATTGGCTTTCTCGCCAGAAGGAATTGAAGATTTAAATAAAAATATTGAAAAATATAATGATGGCAAATCACATCAACCAATTATCAAAGTTCGTGTTTACGAAAAAGGAAAAGGAAGATTTGCTTTAGGACAGACAGGAAATAAATTTGATAAATACGTTCAAGGTTCTCCCAATTTATTTTTTGCGATATATAAAGATGAGAATGGTAAAAAAAGTTTTGAAAGTATTCGTTTGGATATTGTGATTGAAAGAATGAAACAAGGTTTAGAAGCAGTTCCTGAAACAAATCAAAATGGATTTGCTTTATATCAAACTTTATCTCCATTAGATTTAGTTTACATTCCTACAGAAGATGAAATTGAAGTACCACATTTAATTAATTTTGATAAATTGGATAAAACAAAGTTGGAAAGGATTTATAATGTAAATGATTTCTCGGGCTACACAATTTATTTCAGTCAAAATTCTTTTGCTAAAAACATATATCCAAAAGAAATGGATATGACTTGGAATCAAAAGAAACAAAAGCCTTCCGGTTCATTTGATTCTAAGACGGCTTCATTTAATAAAAAATCTATCAAAGATAATTTTATTAAGATAAATGTTGACCGTTTAGGAAATATCACTAAAGCATAG
- a CDS encoding carboxymuconolactone decarboxylase family protein codes for MSARFNMATVHSAAYKAGIGMEAALQNSFLNPIQKELIKIRASQINSCAFCLDMHTKDALKYGETPQRIFLLNAWREAAELFSDEEQIILAMAEEITLISHKGLTEETYQKAKTVFNESQIADIIMAAVSINMWNRIAISTHLPVAK; via the coding sequence ATGAGCGCAAGATTCAACATGGCAACTGTACACAGTGCCGCTTACAAAGCAGGAATAGGAATGGAGGCAGCCCTTCAGAACTCTTTTTTAAATCCGATTCAGAAAGAATTGATAAAAATCAGAGCATCACAGATCAACAGCTGTGCCTTCTGTCTGGATATGCACACCAAAGATGCCCTGAAGTATGGAGAAACACCTCAAAGAATTTTCCTTCTCAATGCATGGAGAGAGGCTGCAGAACTTTTTTCTGATGAAGAACAGATCATTCTCGCAATGGCCGAAGAAATCACACTGATCAGCCATAAAGGCCTTACAGAAGAAACCTATCAGAAAGCAAAAACGGTTTTCAATGAAAGCCAGATTGCCGACATTATTATGGCAGCAGTTTCCATCAATATGTGGAACAGAATTGCGATTTCAACGCACCTGCCGGTTGCAAAATAA
- a CDS encoding anti-sigma factor encodes MNTQEYISSGILEAYILGTATQEEAGILECVMSHNAEVRNAFEETQKILEDLATAQAVKPADDLKDKIWLKISQSQHETVVSTDNLQKTNTIPLPAEVHVESAGASKSLWSKLSVAASVLLVISLGANLFWMSKSSEKDDQIIAMRDQQNETEKKIKNINDKLSLISNPDLQKIVLAGVETHPDSKAVVFWDKTNTKVYLNVQNLPEAPSGKQYQLWAIADGKPVSAGMYSKDKDTRIALSEIPNAQAFAITLEQEGGSPVPTMENMYVMGTVL; translated from the coding sequence GTGAATACTCAGGAATACATATCATCAGGCATACTTGAGGCATATATTTTGGGCACAGCAACTCAGGAGGAAGCAGGCATTTTAGAATGCGTGATGTCTCATAATGCAGAAGTGCGAAATGCTTTTGAAGAAACGCAGAAAATTCTTGAAGACCTTGCAACGGCTCAGGCGGTAAAGCCTGCGGATGATTTAAAAGATAAGATCTGGCTTAAAATCTCTCAAAGTCAGCATGAAACTGTTGTTTCAACTGATAATCTGCAAAAGACAAATACCATACCGTTGCCTGCAGAAGTGCATGTAGAATCTGCCGGCGCATCCAAATCTCTGTGGAGCAAACTTTCTGTGGCAGCATCAGTACTGCTTGTGATTAGCTTAGGCGCCAACCTTTTCTGGATGTCAAAATCTTCCGAAAAAGATGATCAGATCATTGCGATGAGAGATCAGCAGAACGAGACTGAAAAAAAGATTAAAAATATCAACGATAAACTGAGTTTAATTTCAAACCCTGATCTTCAGAAAATTGTTCTGGCAGGAGTTGAAACCCATCCCGACTCTAAAGCAGTTGTTTTCTGGGACAAGACCAATACCAAAGTTTATCTGAATGTACAGAATCTACCTGAAGCTCCTTCAGGCAAACAATACCAGCTGTGGGCAATCGCCGATGGCAAACCTGTAAGTGCGGGAATGTACAGCAAAGACAAAGATACCCGAATTGCTTTATCAGAAATTCCAAACGCTCAGGCATTTGCTATTACCCTTGAGCAAGAAGGTGGAAGCCCGGTACCTACAATGGAAAACATGTACGTGATGGGTACGGTACTTTAA
- the cas2 gene encoding CRISPR-associated endonuclease Cas2 has translation MNAERFNAYRIMWVLVLYDLPTETKANMRDANKFRKGLLDDGFTLFQFSMYVRHCPSRENAEVHIKRVKFMLPKAGKVAIMCITDKQFGDIEIFFARNKEEPPPTFQQLELF, from the coding sequence ATGAATGCCGAAAGGTTTAACGCTTACAGAATTATGTGGGTTTTAGTATTGTACGACTTGCCGACAGAGACCAAAGCCAATATGCGGGATGCCAATAAATTCCGCAAAGGTTTGCTGGATGATGGTTTTACGCTTTTTCAGTTTTCAATGTATGTTCGCCATTGTCCGAGTCGTGAAAATGCTGAAGTACATATTAAAAGAGTGAAATTTATGCTTCCAAAAGCTGGCAAGGTTGCTATTATGTGTATTACCGACAAGCAATTTGGGGATATTGAAATTTTCTTTGCCAGAAATAAAGAAGAACCACCGCCAACTTTCCAACAGCTTGAACTTTTTTAA
- a CDS encoding DUF1304 domain-containing protein gives MEIVAKILIGLVAVEHLYILWMEMFAWETKGKEVFKSALPPEMFKPTKGLAANQGLYNGFLAAGLIWSLLICDEKWQYNVSLFFLGCVAVAGIYGAISATKKIFFVQALPAILGIIAVLMSAYL, from the coding sequence ATGGAAATTGTCGCAAAAATATTAATCGGATTGGTAGCAGTGGAACATCTATATATTCTCTGGATGGAAATGTTTGCGTGGGAAACCAAAGGCAAAGAGGTTTTTAAATCTGCCCTTCCGCCGGAAATGTTTAAACCCACCAAAGGTTTGGCCGCCAATCAGGGACTTTATAATGGATTTCTTGCGGCAGGATTAATCTGGTCACTCCTCATTTGTGATGAAAAATGGCAATATAACGTATCGCTTTTCTTTTTGGGATGTGTTGCAGTTGCAGGAATTTACGGCGCCATTTCAGCTACGAAGAAAATCTTTTTTGTTCAGGCTCTGCCTGCTATTTTGGGAATTATTGCGGTTTTGATGAGTGCTTACCTTTAA
- a CDS encoding RNA polymerase sigma factor has product MIKRHDENGFHYLYENYSAALYGVILKIVHSREAAEEIIQDTFVKVWNFIPQYDKGKGRLYTWMINIARNTALDYLKSKSFQNELKNQSLPDFVYNDTKLSVSDNQDFIGFSKILDNLDDDKKELIDLAYYKGFSQSEIAEKLSIPLGTVKTKMRNALMKLKDLLIDYR; this is encoded by the coding sequence ATGATTAAGAGGCATGACGAAAATGGATTTCATTATTTATATGAAAACTATTCGGCTGCTTTGTATGGAGTAATTTTGAAGATTGTACATTCCAGGGAAGCAGCAGAAGAAATCATTCAGGATACTTTTGTAAAAGTCTGGAATTTTATCCCTCAATACGATAAAGGTAAAGGCAGGCTGTATACGTGGATGATCAATATCGCCAGAAATACGGCACTCGATTATTTAAAATCAAAAAGTTTTCAGAACGAGCTAAAAAACCAATCACTTCCGGATTTCGTATATAACGATACCAAACTCTCAGTATCAGATAATCAGGACTTTATTGGTTTCAGTAAAATTCTGGACAACTTAGATGACGATAAGAAGGAACTTATCGATCTGGCTTATTACAAAGGATTCAGTCAGTCTGAAATTGCAGAAAAGCTAAGTATACCCTTGGGTACGGTGAAAACAAAAATGCGGAATGCGTTAATGAAATTAAAGGATTTGTTAATAGATTACAGATAA
- a CDS encoding NAD(P)H-dependent oxidoreductase gives MSNFPSPISRALHSFGNIEVKITNTSSAYNAGEEVEKFVWADYIIYHTPIWWFQLPNGFKRYIDEVFTAGHAKGIYMSDGRSSENPKINYGTGGMLGGRKYMLTTSWNAPETAFTLPGEFFSETSVDDGALFGFHRMNAFVSLEKMESFHFHDVEKNADVERDMKIYKEHLTKIFKREMMFEKLSV, from the coding sequence ATCTCCAATTTCCCATCTCCTATTTCCCGAGCCCTTCACTCATTTGGAAATATTGAAGTTAAAATCACCAACACCAGCAGTGCGTACAATGCAGGCGAGGAAGTTGAAAAATTTGTCTGGGCAGACTATATTATTTATCACACACCGATCTGGTGGTTTCAGTTGCCGAATGGTTTTAAAAGGTATATTGATGAAGTTTTCACGGCCGGTCATGCCAAAGGAATTTATATGAGCGACGGCAGATCCTCCGAAAATCCAAAGATCAACTACGGCACCGGAGGAATGCTGGGTGGACGAAAATATATGCTGACCACCAGCTGGAATGCACCCGAAACTGCCTTTACGCTGCCTGGAGAATTCTTTAGCGAAACCAGTGTTGATGATGGAGCATTATTTGGTTTTCACAGAATGAATGCTTTTGTGTCGTTAGAAAAAATGGAGAGTTTCCACTTTCATGATGTAGAAAAAAATGCAGACGTTGAAAGGGATATGAAGATTTACAAAGAACATTTGACTAAAATTTTTAAAAGGGAGATGATGTTTGAGAAATTGAGTGTTTGA
- a CDS encoding Crp/Fnr family transcriptional regulator, which translates to MDQFKIHLDKFITLSEEDFSSVMSFFKSIEVKKKQDLMTGGETCRSIYFVASGCLRKFFINSKGVEQTTEFAIENWWITDTFAFERQIKSDFTVQAVEKSLVLVLDYHSQQLLFEKHPQLERYFRMVYQRAYAASERRIRYLYEFSREELYQHFSTQYPWFIQRIPQYLIASFLGFTPEYLSEIRAKLKL; encoded by the coding sequence ATGGATCAGTTTAAAATACATTTAGATAAATTTATCACGCTTTCTGAGGAAGACTTTTCTTCGGTGATGTCGTTTTTTAAATCTATTGAGGTGAAGAAAAAGCAGGATCTGATGACGGGCGGAGAAACCTGCCGATCCATTTATTTCGTAGCTTCCGGTTGTCTCAGAAAATTCTTTATTAACAGTAAAGGTGTTGAGCAGACCACAGAATTCGCCATTGAAAACTGGTGGATCACCGATACTTTCGCTTTCGAAAGACAGATAAAATCGGACTTTACTGTTCAGGCGGTTGAAAAATCGTTGGTTCTCGTTTTAGATTACCACAGTCAACAGTTGCTTTTTGAAAAACATCCACAATTGGAAAGGTATTTCAGAATGGTTTATCAGAGAGCCTACGCAGCCTCCGAAAGAAGAATCCGTTATCTGTATGAATTTTCGAGAGAAGAACTGTATCAGCATTTCAGCACACAATATCCATGGTTTATTCAAAGAATTCCGCAGTATCTCATCGCATCGTTTTTAGGTTTTACACCGGAATATCTCAGCGAGATAAGAGCAAAGCTGAAACTGTGA